AACTATAGGATATTTTCCAAAAAGTTTATTGTAAGAAGATTTACTAATATTTAAAATTTTACTGTTAGTATTTGGTTTCCAGCCAGGATAACCGTTTGAATTTTTTACATTAAAACCAGCCATTTTAAATACACTGGAAACCATGTTTACTATATCTGTTTTTGCTGATTCTACAGAGCTTCTCTGACTAGTGGTTATTTCTATTTTATTTTTTGAAATGGATTTAATAGAAGCCAGATTTGTTGAAGTCTCAACTAACCCTGGCATTTCCTGACTCCATGCAATTACTCCGTGAGGACATGCATATAAAGCATTTAATAATCTGAATTGCGATTTACGGTCGATTACATATTGTGGTTTTTCGCAAAGCTCTATAGTTAATGTCATGTTAGGCTCTGTTAAAGCGTATTCGCTTTTTACAGCTGCTGAAAATAATTCAAAATCGCCAATGATTTTTTTTGGTAATTCACTTGTAACAACGAATACTGCAGATGCTTCACGTGCAATGGCATTTCTTAAATTTCCACCTTCAAAAGAGGAGAGTCGTATTCCATAATTTTCATTTATTTGCCATAAAAATCTTGTTGCAATTTTTACAGAGTTAGCATAACCTTTATGAATATCATCACCTGAATGACCACCAGTTAATCCACTTATATTAATTTTTAGTGCAACCTGTTTTCCAGGTGTTTTTTTATTTTCAAATTTTAATGTTGCAACTGAATCTCTTCCACCTGCACAGCCAATAAATAATTCACCTTCATCTTCCGAATCAAGATTTAATAATATTTTACCCGTAAAGAATCCGGGTTTTAAAGCAAATGCACCGGTTAATCCTGTTTCTTCATCAACTGTGAATAAACACTCAATTTTACTGTGTTGTACTGTTTTTGATGCAAGTAAAGCTAGTTGTGCTGCCATACCAATGCCATCATCGGCACCTAGTGTTGTTCCCTTTGCTGTTATCCATTCGCCATCAACAACAGCATTGATAGGATCTTTATCAAAATCGTGCTTACTGTTACTGTTTTTTTCACAAACCATATCTAAGTGACTTTGTAAAACTACGGTTTGCTTTTTTTCAAATCCTTTTGTTGCTGGTTTTGTAATCAATACATTTCCAACACTGTCTTTTTTTGCTGTAAGTTTATGTTTTTTTGCAAAATCGAGCAAAAACAAAATAATTTTTTCTTCTTTTTTTGAAGGTCTGGGAACTTTTAAAATATCATTAAACTGTGTAAATACTTCAACAGGTTTTAGCTGGTTAATAGTTTTCATAGATTTAGTATTTTGTTTTTGGTAAAATTATATAAAAAAATGGCTCTTCAAAAAGAAAAGCCATTGTTATAAAATCATATATATATAAAATGATTATTCTCCCATATCAATTTCACCTCCACCACCATTCATTTCCTGATTTTTGCGTTCTTTTTGTTTAACTCCATCATTTATTCTGTATGTTAAAGTAAAGTAAGCTACCCGGCTTTCGCGTTTAAATTCCATATTTGCTTTTAAACTTGGATCCTCTGTAACTATTCTAAAACTCATTGTATTAAATATATCACTAACTCTTAGTGATAATGATATTTTTTTGTTTTTAAAATCTTTTTTTATACCTGCGTCAACAGTATAAAACTCTTTTCTGATTGCCTGAGCTTGTACAGAAGGACCTTCAAACATACAATTTATTTGTGCCGAGAAATTTTTAGGAAGATAAAATGATGCATTAAATTTTCCATTATAACTAAAAATGGAATTAGTTAAATCAGTATCAAGATTACTTCCATCCAATGTTGTTTTAAACCATGAGAAATCACCAGATAATCTCAGGAATTTAACAGGACTAGTTGAAATTACAAAGTCAAAACCGTATGAAGTTGCTTTATTAACGTTTATTGGCATAACTGTTATAACTCCTGTTGTATCAATAATTCTGAAACGGCTAACAACATTATCAGTTTGCTTATAAAAAACAGATGATGTTAGTGATATTTTTTTCCAGTCTTTTATATGACCCAGTTCATATGAGTTGATATATTCGGGTTTTAAATATGGATTACCAGTATGTAAAGTTAATGGGTCTGAAGCATCTATAAATGGATTCATTGAATGAATAGAAGGGCGATTAATTCTTCTGCTATAACTTATTTGCAATTTGTTTTCTTTGGGTAAGGAATAACTAGTATGTGCACTTGGAAATAAACTAAAATAATCATTTGTAAAATCTTTATCCATCGTTTTTTGTTCACCAAACTGATATGTCTGTTCTGCTCTTAAACCTGCCTGAAAGCTGAATTTCTTCCATTCCATCGAATAAGTTGCATAGCCTGCGTACACCTGATCTGTATATTTAAAACGGTTTGAAAGATTAGTATTGTTTACAAAATCCTGAACTGCAAAGTTATTTATTGTGTCATACGAAAGTGTATCATATTCTTCAAATTTGTAATCGTCATCAGTAGTTCTCATCATATACTTTACGCCAGCACCAAACTTTGTTTTTTCATTTATTGGTGTTAAATAATCAGATTGAAAAGTAATATTAGAATTATTTCCAATATTATTTGATCTTTGTTCCGGCGTGATTTCAAGGGGCAAATAATTTTCCTGTAAATAATTGTTTGTTTCGTTATGATCGTTTTTTGAATAATATAAATCAGAGGTTAACTCTCTGTCTTTTAGTTCAAATTTTCTTTTAAATCCTAAAGCAAAATCAATATTATTATTATCATCATCAGAAATTTCATCACGTTTATAGTCTTTTACTAAACTATTTGTATAGTCATAAATCTTATTTAAACTATAATCGTCACCTGGTCGTTTTCCCATTCTGTAACTACCAGATAGAGTCAGGCTGTTCATGGGATTAATGTTATAATCAATACCACCTTTAAATGAATGTGACTCGTTTTTAGATTTATTAGTAGAATTTATATCATAAATTGAAGCAATGGTATCATTCATGTAAAAAAATCTATCATGCGATCTTTTACCATTTCTATCGTTATTCTTATAGTCGTAATTGGCATATAGATTAAATTTTCCTGTTCTTCTGTTTAAATTTAATGATGCTCCATATTTTTCCCAAGTTCCATAATTAAGTGTAACTAAACCGTTAGTTCCGTCACGTTTTTCTTTTTTAGTTTTAATATTTATTATGCCAGCCATTCCTTCAGGGTCATATTTTGCAGAAGGGTTTGTAATAAGTTCTATTGTTTCAATTGTATTTGCAGGTATTTGTTCTAAAATGGCTGCTTTATCTGCACCAGAAAGCATTGAAGGTCTTCCATCAACAAGTATAGTTAAATTTGTGCTTCCTCTTAAACTTACATTTCCATCCATATCTACTGAAACAGATGGTGTATTTCTTAAAATATCAGTTGCAGAACCACCAGCGGTTACAATGTTTTTATCAACATTAATCACCTTTTTATCTAATGAAAACTCTACCAGAGGCTTTTCGCTACTTACCACAACCTCACTTAGCTGAGTAGAGGCTGGTTTTAATTTTATTGTGCCTAAATTAACCGAAGGTGTTTGTGGATTTACTTTTGCCGTTGTTACAAATCTATCATATCCTATAAAGTCAATTTTAACTTTATAAAACCCGGGTTTTAGTTTATCTACTATAAAAAATCCTTTTGCATCGGAGATTGAACCTCCGGCTAAGGTTGAGTCACGCATGGAATAAACTGAGATATTTCCATATTCCATTGGCTTACCTGATGCATTTTCTATTAATTTCCCTGTGATTTCGCCACTAAATCCTTCCATCTGAGGCCTTCCCTGAGAAAACGAAAATTGTAAAGTTGATAATACAATAGCTGTAGTAAGTATAATTCTATACATAATTATAATTTTTTTAACGTCCGATTAGACATCTTAAAAACGTTTATGTTTAATTTAATAACTAGATTTTATAATGCTGTATTTTATGTATTTATAATATTATGCCATTAATAGATTGAATAATATCATAGTTTTTTACCTTTGAAAAAGTAATTTTAAGCTATATTTTTTATAAATATTTTGTGGATGTATTTTTCTTCAATTTCAAATAATTGGATAGCTGCATTTAAAATAAAACCTTTTAAATTTAGGGTATTAATTACAATTCCGGTTTTAATTATACTTCTGGTTTTTATTACAAAATTTCTGACTTTTAATGAATACCGAAAAGGTATTGTTATAAGTGACCCTCTTTTAAATTTATTAACCCCAGTTAATTTATCGGCTTTTACTTTCGGGCTTACTTATTTTTCAGTGTTATTTGTTATAATTTTATTGCTTCCAAAACCCAGAGTGGCATTAATTACCTTAAATGCTTATATGTTGATTCTTATTTTCAGAATTATCACAATGTATATTTTTCCACTTGAGCCACCGGTTGGAATAATACCATTAAAAGATGTTTTACTCGAAAGTTCATTTTACTCGGGCAGGGCAAATCTTAAGGATTTATTTTTTTCTGGTCATACTGCAACAATTTTTCTTTTTTTTCTTGTCTCCGAGAATAGATGGATTAAGTTGATATTTATTTTGTTAACTATTATTATTGCATCTTGTGTTTTGTTGCAGCATGTACATTTTACAATTGATGTAATTTTTGCACCGTTTTTTTCATGGCTTTGTTATAAATTAGCACAGAAATTAAATAGGTATTAATTATTGTTTTTTGTCATTTTTAGTGTCCGCAACAGTTGAGGACGTTCTGCATGACAGTATAAATAAATTATAAAATATGTTTACTAAAGAAGATTTAAATCAGATGAAACAATTGGGTATAAACCCAAAAGTTGCCGAAAAACAAATAGAGTTTTTTAAGAGTGGTTTTCCATTTGTGGAGCTTGACAGACCTGCAATTGACAAGGATGGGATAAAAGTTTTTTCTGAAAAAGAAATAGCTGAACTTACTAAATTATATGATAAAAACACTGAAAACGAAAATATTGTAAAGTTTGTTCCAGCTTCAGGTGCAGCAACTAGAATGTTTAAAGATTTATTCTCATTTATGGATGAATGGACAGGATCTGTTGATATTGAGAATGATAAAAAATTCAGCATGGTACTGGAATTTTTCGAAAAACTGCCACAATTTGCATTTTATAATGAATTGAGTGAAGTTCTAAAAAAAGAGTATAATCTTAATATTGAGGAAGAATTTAAACAAGATAATTATATTAGTATTATTTCTGCGTTGTTAACTCAAAAAGGACTTAATTACAGTAATTTACCTAAAGCTCTACTTAGTTTTCATTCTTATAAAAATGAAGTAAGAACTTCATTTGAAGAACATCTTGCTGAGGGCGCCAAGTATGCTGTTTCTGCAAATAATAATGTAAATATTCATTTTACAGTTACTCCAGAGCATTTGGCAATATTTAAAGCACTTGTAAAAAAAGTTCAGTCAAAATACGAAAAATTGTTTAATGTTATTTTTCATATTAGTTACTCAATTCAAAAATCATCAACTGATACAATAGCTGTAAAGCTTGACAATGAGCCATTTCGTTCTGCAGACAAAAAACTGTTGTTCAGACCTGGTGGGCATGGGGCTTTAATTGAAAATCTTAATGAAATTGATGCTTCAATTATTTTTATAAAGAATATTGATAATGTGGTACCTGATCATTTAAAGAAACAAACTGTAATTTATAAAAAAACAATTGGTGGACTTTTAATAAAAGTAAGAGATCAGATTTTTGATTTTTTATTGAGAATAAATAACGGTGAAAATTCAGATAATTTCGTTAAAGAAATTTGTCAGTTTTATAAGAAATATTTCTTTGTTGAATTAAAAATTTCAAAAGATAAATCGAAAATTTTAGAAGAAATAAAGTCAATTTTAAACCGCCCAATCAGAATTTGTGGCATGGTTAAAAATTTGGGTGAACCCGGAGGAGGTCCATATTGGGTAAAATCAGCGAATGGTAATTCTTCGTTACAAATAATAGAATCTTCTCAAATTGATTATTCTAATAAAATTCAGTTAGATACATTTAAAAAAGCTTCACATTTTAATCCTGTGGATTTAGTTTGTGCAGTGAAAGATTTTAATGGAAAAAAGTTCAATTTAACTGAATTTATTGACCCGGATACAGGCTTTATTTCAAAAAAATCAAAGGATGGAATGGATTTAAAAGCGTTAGAATTACCCGGACTTTGGAATGGAGCAATGGCATATTGGAATACCATTTTTGTGGAGGTTCCAATCATAACTTTTAACCCTGTAAAAACAGTAAACGATTTGTTAAGAAACGAGCATCAACCTTTGGAGAAATAATTATTAACTGTTTTTATTAAGAACAGTTATAGAAATAAATATTTTAAGTATTTCTTTAATTAAAAACAGCTTCTATAGTAAATGGAATTTTATTATTTCCATTTCATATTGAAAAACCTCCTTTTCGTTGAATATATTTGTTAGTGTACTTTTTGAGAAGTAATATTGTGTAAATTATTATATGAATATCTTATGAAAAACTCAATTTTAATTATTAATTTATTTTGTTTTATTGCAATGACAGGATATAGCCAGACTTTAAATCACGGTTTTAAATTAATCGAAAAAAGATTTGTAAAAGAAGTAAATGCAGATTGTTATTATTATGAACATGTTAAGAGTGGAGCAAAACTTTTAAAAATTGCTTCAACTGATGAGAATAAAACATTTGGAATAACTTTTAAAACACTTCCTACAACTGATAATGGTGTAGCTCATATTTTAGAACATTCTGTACTTAATGGTTCCAAAAGTTTTCCTGTAAAAAGTCCATTTGACATTTTGGGCAAAGGATCATTAAATACATATTTAAATGCCGGTACTTCTAGAGATGCAACAGAGTACCCTTTTGCCAGTATGAATGATAAAGATTATTTTAATTTAATGTATGTATATCTTGATGCTGTATTTAATCCATTAATTTATACAGAACCAAGAATATTACAACAAGAAGGATGGCATTATGAACTTACTGATAAGGATGCTCCTATTGTATATAAAGGTGTTGTTTATAACGAAATGAAAGGTGCATTTTCGAGCCCTCAGAGAGAACTTTTGTATCAGAATTTAAAAAATTCATTTCCTGATAATGCTTATGGCTGTGAATCTGGTGGACTACCATCAGCAATTACAACATTAACACAAACTCAATTTGTTGATTTTCATAAGAAATTTTATCATCCCGAGAATTCTTACATTATCCTTTATGGTAATGCTGATATTAATAAAGAGCTTGAATTTATTGATAGTAAATATCTTTCTAATTATACACGCACAGGAGGTAAGATAATAATTACAGATCAGAAACCATTTAGTGCACCTAAAGAAGCAACAGCGTTTTTTCCTGTATTGGAGGGAGCTTCAACAACTGATCAGACATATATATCTTTGAATTTTGTTACAGGTCGTGGTGCTGATTATACACTTCGCTTAGCTTTAAGTATTATTTGTGAAGTATTGGTAAATCAGGAATCTGCTCCAATTAGAGTTGCATTGCAAAAAGCTGGTATTGGAAAAGATGTTTCAGCTTATGTTCAGGATTTTAATCAGAATTTATTAAGTTTTAATGTTCAGAATGCAAATCCACAGGACAAACAGAAATTTAAAGAAATTGTAATAAGTACATTAAATGATGCTATAAACAAAGGCATTGATAAAGAAGAAATTCTTGGTGTATTAAATCGTTACGAGTTTCAATTACGTGAAGGTAGCGATGCACAAAAAGGAATTTCATATATGGATAATATTAAAATGGGTTGGTTATTTGAAGATAATCCATTTAAAGGTCTTGAATACGAACAACAATTAACTGAATTAAAAAAAGCTTTATCTACTAATTATTTAGAACACATTATAAAAGAAAATATTTTAAATAACCAACATTCAGTTCTTGTTAGTCTGGAACCAAAACCAGGACTGGAAAAAGAAAGGAATATTAATATTGAGAATGAGTTAAAAGCTTATAAAGCTAAATTAAGTAACGAACAAATTGAAGCATTAATAAAAGAAACAAATGATCTTATTGCTTTTCAAAAATCTGAGGATAGTCCAAAAGCTTTAGAATCTATACCAATGTTATCGCTATCGGATATCGACAAAAAAGCGGCATTTTTTAGTTGTCAAGAAAAAAATATAGGTGGAACAAAAGTGCTATTTCATGAAGAGTTTACAAACGGGATTGAATATGTGAATTTAAACTTCGATTTGAGAGTTTTACCAAAAGAATTGATTCCTTATGCATCTCTGTTATCTGATATTTTATGTATGGTTAATACAGAAAAATACAGTTATGGTGATCTAAATCGTTTTTTAAATATTAATACAGGAGGTTTCAGTACTTCATTAAGTACTTATCTTGAGAGTAATGATGACAATAAGTTGATTCCTGTTTTTAAACTGAATTCAAAAATAATGAACTCAAAAACTAATAAATTGTTTGAGTTAATAGAAGAGGTTATTCTAAAATCAAAATTTACCGACAATGAAAGAATTAAAGAGGTTTTAACTCGCTTACAATCTCAAACAGAAGCATCTTTTAAACGTAATGGGTATAATGTTGCCGCCAGACGTTTACCATCGTATTATAGTAATGAGGGAATGTTTAATGAGTTAACTAATGGACTAGAGTATTATTGGTTTTTAACAGATATAACAAAGAATTTTGACAGTAATGCTGAAACTATAAAGAATAATCTTTTAAAAGTATCTAAACTACTATTTGTTAAAGACAATATGATGTCAACTGTAACATGTAGCAAAGAAGATTTTGAAAAATATTCTAATGCTTTAACTTTATTTACAAAAGTACTTCCTACAGAAAAGCCGGTTTATAATTCATGGCAATTTAAATTTGAAAATAAGAATGAAGGGATACTTACAACTTCAAAAGTGCAATTTGTTATGACCGGATATGATTTTAAGAAACTCGGATATAAATGGAATGGCAATATGCGTGTTTTATCACAGGTTTTATCATCAGATTATTTACATAATCAGGTTCGTGTAATTGGTGGTGCATATGGGGGAAGATGCAGTTTCTCAATTGACGGCATGGTTTCCTTTGGTTCGTACAGAGATCCTAATTTAAAATCAACATTTGATGTTTATAATAAAATACCTGAATATTTAAACAATTTTAGTGCTGACGAAAAGTCTATGACACGTTATATTATTGGTACTATATCTGATATGGACTCACCATTAACACTTCAGCAAAAAGGAAATATTGCGTTTTCATATCATTTAAGAAAACGTACAATGGAAGATGTTCAAAAAGACAGAGATGATATTTTATCTGCAAAGCCCGAAGATATTAAGGCTTATTCTAAAATGATTCAGGATATTTTGAATCAGAAGGCAATATGTGTTTTTGGAAATACTGATAAAATTAATGCTGAAAAAGAAAGTTTTAATAAGCTTATTAAAATAGAAGCACAGTAAATTAATTTGTTTCATTGCTCATAATAAAAAAAACACCATGCAAACATGGTGTTTTTTTTATTATGTGATTTTATGCTAATTAGCATATTAGAATACAGTAAATAAGTAAAAAATAATATTATCTTTTCTTAATTCTTGCAATTAATTTTTCGTTATTTTCCTTAAGTCTGAATTTTACAATTTTTGTAACAAGCGCGATTGGTAAAGGTTTATTTAATGTAAACTGAATTGTACCCTTTGTTACATGATATTCAGAAAGCTCATTTTGAAATGCTTTAATTCCTGATGAAGTAGGGTAAAAACCAATATGGTTTTTATATGCAGCAAAATAAACTAATATGCCTTTGTGTTTAAAGGCCGGCATATTGTAACTTATTACTTCTTCTGCTTCAGGTGCAGCCTTTTTAATTGTAGCTCTAAGTTTAATTAATAGAATTTGGGTATCAGCAGGAAAAGTTGTTATATATTCTTCTACATTGTTATATTTAATAGTTTCCATTACAAAAATTAATTTACAAAATAGGACTAAAAATTCTGGCAATGCCTTCTGCAATTCTTCTGGAAATTGAGCGTTTAGAGTATTCTTCTAAACTTAATAATTCACAATAAGACAAATCTTCCATAAACGATTCCTTTAGTTTAGTTGCAACTTTTTCATCATAAATAAGAGCGTTTACTTCAAAGTTTTGGTCAAAGCTTCTTAAATCCATATTTGCCGTACCAACAGAACTAAATACATCGTCAACAATTAAAACTTTACTATGTGTAAATCCTTTGTTATACATATAAATGTGAACATCTGCCTCGAGCAATTCCTTGAGGTAAGACATAGAACCATAGTACGTTAATTTAGAATCGGAGCGACTTGGTAATATAATTCTTACATCTACACCACTTAATGCAACTGTTTTTATTGCAGTTAAAATACTTTCGTTTGGAATAAAATAGGGGGTTGATATGTATAAATAATCTTTGGCAGTTGATATAGCATAAAAATAAGTTTGCATTATACTGTCCCAATCTGAGTCGGGTCCACTTGTAGCTATTTGTACAAAACATTTTTCGCATGATTCATATACCGGAAAATATTTTGAATCATTTAATAATTTATCTGATGTAAAATGCCAGTCGGTAAGAAAAACAACTTGCAAACTACCAACAGCAGTGCCTTCTAATTTTAAGTGAGTATCACGCCAAAAACCTATATCCGGAGCGCCGTACATATAACGATCAGCGAAATTTAAACCACCAACAAACCCGGTTTTCCCATCTATAATTATTATTTTTCTATGGTTTCTGAAATTTATTTTTTGAGCAAATCTTGGGAATCTTACAGGTATAAATGCATTAGCCTGTACTCCGGCATTTGTAAGTTCTTCTACATATTCATCACTAAGGCTCCATGACCCTACATCATCATAAATTAATCGTATTTCTACACCTTCTTTTGCTTTTTGTATTAATATTTTTTTAAGTTTTTCACCAATAGTATCTTCTTCAATCATATAATACTCTAGGTGAATATGATGTTTTGCATTTTGTAAAGCTTCAAAAATTGCAGGAAAAGTTTCATCACCATTATTTAAAATGGTTACTTTATTCATGCTGGTTAATAATGCTTTACTATTATTTAAAAGCAACCTAATTATTCCTGCTTTTGATAAAATCTTAGAATTTGAAATGTCTAAGTCATCAAGTAAGTGCTCAGATTGCCATGCAATAAGCTTCTCTGTTTGTCTGAAGTCTGCTATTTCTTTTTTCGTAAATATTCTTTTTTTACGATAATTTTTTCCAAAGAAATAGAAGAGAATAATTCCTGCTGCTGGTATAAGTAGTATAGCTAAAATCCATGCTAATGTTCGGTTTGGATCTCTGTTTTGTACAATTAAAAATAAAATAACAATAATTCCAATAAGTAAAAGAGCATATTCGTACCAATAAATAGTATAGTGCCAGATATCTTGGAATATTGTATTTAAAAAAATCATTTTTTATGAATTATCATTAATGTTATTTCTGGTGGCATTCCAATTCTTCCCATAAATCCAATGCAACCCAATCCTCGATTAACGTACAATGTACTATTATTATTTTGATAAAGTCCTGCCCAGTGAGAATATCTGTATTTTACTGGACTCCATTTAATCCCGAATTTCTCAATGCCTAACTGCATTCCATGTGTATGACCTGAAAAAGTAATGTCGACTTTTTTTGAGAATTTTATTTCCTCATTCCAATGTGTTGGGTCATGACTAAGCATTATCGTAAAACTATTATCAGTAATATTTGAAATAGCTTTTTTAAAATCTCCATATTTTTTAAATGGTGGAAGTCCCCAGTTATCAACGCCTGCAATAAAAATGCTATCGTTATTATTGCTTATTGTTACAGAGGAATTTCTAAGTAAATTAAAGCCCATCGCTTTATAATGCATTATAATTTTTTCAAGATTTGCATTTTTTGTTTCCGGAGTTCGCCAAATTGTATAATCACCAAAATCGTGATTTCCCAAAACAGCAAATTTTCCAAGAGGTGCATTAATTCTATTAAAAACAGAATCTAATCCATCTGCTTCTTCTGAGAAATTATTTACAAGGTCGCCGGTAAGTAGAACAATATCAGGATTTAGCTTATTTATAATATTTACAACTTCAGTTAATGCTTCTTTGTTATAATAAAGGCTACCAATATGAATATCTGATAATTGAACAACCTTTAATCCGTCAAATGATTTTGGAAGTTTATCAGAATAAATTTCAGAGTTTCTAACAGTAAAATCAGTTTTCCCAATGGTTATTCCATATAACATTCCAATTATAATTAATATACTTAAAATAACACCGGTTAAAGTAATTTTGCTGAATTTAAAGTCCTTTCTAAATATAGCTTTTAAAGTAAATTTTATAAATTGATTTAATAAGAAAAATATTGCAATATTTAGTTTTGGTATAAAAAATAACATAAAATAGGAGAGAGTGTAAAACATATTTGTGAATGCAATAAAATCAGGATTAGAGCGAATCTTAGATGTGTATATTGCAAATGCAATAATAAATAAG
This genomic interval from Bacteroidia bacterium contains the following:
- a CDS encoding aminoacyl-histidine dipeptidase, which produces MKTINQLKPVEVFTQFNDILKVPRPSKKEEKIILFLLDFAKKHKLTAKKDSVGNVLITKPATKGFEKKQTVVLQSHLDMVCEKNSNSKHDFDKDPINAVVDGEWITAKGTTLGADDGIGMAAQLALLASKTVQHSKIECLFTVDEETGLTGAFALKPGFFTGKILLNLDSEDEGELFIGCAGGRDSVATLKFENKKTPGKQVALKINISGLTGGHSGDDIHKGYANSVKIATRFLWQINENYGIRLSSFEGGNLRNAIAREASAVFVVTSELPKKIIGDFELFSAAVKSEYALTEPNMTLTIELCEKPQYVIDRKSQFRLLNALYACPHGVIAWSQEMPGLVETSTNLASIKSISKNKIEITTSQRSSVESAKTDIVNMVSSVFKMAGFNVKNSNGYPGWKPNTNSKILNISKSSYNKLFGKYPIVRAIHACLECVLFLEKYPELDMISFGPTLR
- a CDS encoding TonB-dependent receptor, coding for MYRIILTTAIVLSTLQFSFSQGRPQMEGFSGEITGKLIENASGKPMEYGNISVYSMRDSTLAGGSISDAKGFFIVDKLKPGFYKVKIDFIGYDRFVTTAKVNPQTPSVNLGTIKLKPASTQLSEVVVSSEKPLVEFSLDKKVINVDKNIVTAGGSATDILRNTPSVSVDMDGNVSLRGSTNLTILVDGRPSMLSGADKAAILEQIPANTIETIELITNPSAKYDPEGMAGIINIKTKKEKRDGTNGLVTLNYGTWEKYGASLNLNRRTGKFNLYANYDYKNNDRNGKRSHDRFFYMNDTIASIYDINSTNKSKNESHSFKGGIDYNINPMNSLTLSGSYRMGKRPGDDYSLNKIYDYTNSLVKDYKRDEISDDDNNNIDFALGFKRKFELKDRELTSDLYYSKNDHNETNNYLQENYLPLEITPEQRSNNIGNNSNITFQSDYLTPINEKTKFGAGVKYMMRTTDDDYKFEEYDTLSYDTINNFAVQDFVNNTNLSNRFKYTDQVYAGYATYSMEWKKFSFQAGLRAEQTYQFGEQKTMDKDFTNDYFSLFPSAHTSYSLPKENKLQISYSRRINRPSIHSMNPFIDASDPLTLHTGNPYLKPEYINSYELGHIKDWKKISLTSSVFYKQTDNVVSRFRIIDTTGVITVMPINVNKATSYGFDFVISTSPVKFLRLSGDFSWFKTTLDGSNLDTDLTNSIFSYNGKFNASFYLPKNFSAQINCMFEGPSVQAQAIRKEFYTVDAGIKKDFKNKKISLSLRVSDIFNTMSFRIVTEDPSLKANMEFKRESRVAYFTLTYRINDGVKQKERKNQEMNGGGGEIDMGE
- a CDS encoding phosphatase PAP2 family protein gives rise to the protein MYFSSISNNWIAAFKIKPFKFRVLITIPVLIILLVFITKFLTFNEYRKGIVISDPLLNLLTPVNLSAFTFGLTYFSVLFVIILLLPKPRVALITLNAYMLILIFRIITMYIFPLEPPVGIIPLKDVLLESSFYSGRANLKDLFFSGHTATIFLFFLVSENRWIKLIFILLTIIIASCVLLQHVHFTIDVIFAPFFSWLCYKLAQKLNRY
- a CDS encoding DUF4301 family protein, whose product is MFTKEDLNQMKQLGINPKVAEKQIEFFKSGFPFVELDRPAIDKDGIKVFSEKEIAELTKLYDKNTENENIVKFVPASGAATRMFKDLFSFMDEWTGSVDIENDKKFSMVLEFFEKLPQFAFYNELSEVLKKEYNLNIEEEFKQDNYISIISALLTQKGLNYSNLPKALLSFHSYKNEVRTSFEEHLAEGAKYAVSANNNVNIHFTVTPEHLAIFKALVKKVQSKYEKLFNVIFHISYSIQKSSTDTIAVKLDNEPFRSADKKLLFRPGGHGALIENLNEIDASIIFIKNIDNVVPDHLKKQTVIYKKTIGGLLIKVRDQIFDFLLRINNGENSDNFVKEICQFYKKYFFVELKISKDKSKILEEIKSILNRPIRICGMVKNLGEPGGGPYWVKSANGNSSLQIIESSQIDYSNKIQLDTFKKASHFNPVDLVCAVKDFNGKKFNLTEFIDPDTGFISKKSKDGMDLKALELPGLWNGAMAYWNTIFVEVPIITFNPVKTVNDLLRNEHQPLEK
- a CDS encoding insulinase family protein, which codes for MKNSILIINLFCFIAMTGYSQTLNHGFKLIEKRFVKEVNADCYYYEHVKSGAKLLKIASTDENKTFGITFKTLPTTDNGVAHILEHSVLNGSKSFPVKSPFDILGKGSLNTYLNAGTSRDATEYPFASMNDKDYFNLMYVYLDAVFNPLIYTEPRILQQEGWHYELTDKDAPIVYKGVVYNEMKGAFSSPQRELLYQNLKNSFPDNAYGCESGGLPSAITTLTQTQFVDFHKKFYHPENSYIILYGNADINKELEFIDSKYLSNYTRTGGKIIITDQKPFSAPKEATAFFPVLEGASTTDQTYISLNFVTGRGADYTLRLALSIICEVLVNQESAPIRVALQKAGIGKDVSAYVQDFNQNLLSFNVQNANPQDKQKFKEIVISTLNDAINKGIDKEEILGVLNRYEFQLREGSDAQKGISYMDNIKMGWLFEDNPFKGLEYEQQLTELKKALSTNYLEHIIKENILNNQHSVLVSLEPKPGLEKERNINIENELKAYKAKLSNEQIEALIKETNDLIAFQKSEDSPKALESIPMLSLSDIDKKAAFFSCQEKNIGGTKVLFHEEFTNGIEYVNLNFDLRVLPKELIPYASLLSDILCMVNTEKYSYGDLNRFLNINTGGFSTSLSTYLESNDDNKLIPVFKLNSKIMNSKTNKLFELIEEVILKSKFTDNERIKEVLTRLQSQTEASFKRNGYNVAARRLPSYYSNEGMFNELTNGLEYYWFLTDITKNFDSNAETIKNNLLKVSKLLFVKDNMMSTVTCSKEDFEKYSNALTLFTKVLPTEKPVYNSWQFKFENKNEGILTTSKVQFVMTGYDFKKLGYKWNGNMRVLSQVLSSDYLHNQVRVIGGAYGGRCSFSIDGMVSFGSYRDPNLKSTFDVYNKIPEYLNNFSADEKSMTRYIIGTISDMDSPLTLQQKGNIAFSYHLRKRTMEDVQKDRDDILSAKPEDIKAYSKMIQDILNQKAICVFGNTDKINAEKESFNKLIKIEAQ
- a CDS encoding DUF1801 domain-containing protein, with protein sequence METIKYNNVEEYITTFPADTQILLIKLRATIKKAAPEAEEVISYNMPAFKHKGILVYFAAYKNHIGFYPTSSGIKAFQNELSEYHVTKGTIQFTLNKPLPIALVTKIVKFRLKENNEKLIARIKKR